The Peribacillus sp. FSL E2-0218 genome contains a region encoding:
- a CDS encoding IS3 family transposase, with product MIVLDKFPLLVNLRSNQTNSSYRKFVWHVKVQMLFLQDFESMDHFEKELDDYIHFYSHERMKEILKDLSPIENRTQVLEAA from the coding sequence TTGATCGTTTTGGACAAGTTTCCTTTACTTGTTAACCTTCGCTCCAACCAAACCAACAGCAGTTATCGAAAATTTGTTTGGCATGTTAAAGTCCAAATGCTTTTTCTCCAAGATTTTGAAAGTATGGATCACTTTGAAAAGGAATTAGATGATTATATTCATTTCTATAGCCACGAACGTATGAAGGAAATATTAAAAGACCTGAGTCCGATAGAAAACCGAACTCAGGTCTTAGAAGCTGCTTAA
- a CDS encoding alpha-ketoacid dehydrogenase subunit beta, with protein MAQITMIKAITDAIRTELKNNENVLVFGEDVGVNGGVFRATEGLQNEFGEERVFDTPLAESGIGGLAIGLGLTGFRPVIEIQFFGFVYEAMDSLNGQLARMRYRYGGRWTAPVTIRAPFGGGVHTPEFHSDSLEGLLAQQPGLKVVIPSTPYDAKGLLISVIRDNDPVVFLEHMKLYRSFRQEVPEEEYTIEIGKADVKREGTDLSIIAYGAMVHESIKAADELSKEGISAEVVDLRTISPLDMDTIIASVEKTGRCIVVQEAQKQAGIGAHVVAEINERAILSLESPVLRVSAPDTVYAFTEAENIWLPNYKDVIETAKKVMNF; from the coding sequence ATGGCTCAAATAACGATGATTAAAGCAATCACCGATGCAATCCGTACAGAGTTAAAGAATAATGAAAATGTTTTAGTTTTTGGTGAAGATGTTGGTGTCAATGGGGGAGTATTCCGCGCAACTGAAGGCTTACAAAATGAATTTGGGGAAGAGCGAGTTTTCGATACACCTCTTGCAGAATCAGGTATAGGCGGCCTTGCGATAGGTTTGGGTCTAACTGGTTTCCGACCTGTCATTGAGATCCAATTCTTCGGTTTCGTATACGAAGCGATGGATTCCCTAAATGGACAGCTTGCCCGCATGCGATATCGGTATGGCGGTCGTTGGACGGCCCCAGTCACCATTCGTGCACCTTTTGGTGGGGGAGTTCATACACCCGAGTTTCATTCTGATAGTTTAGAAGGGCTCCTTGCTCAACAGCCTGGATTAAAAGTCGTTATACCATCAACCCCATATGACGCGAAGGGCCTGTTGATTTCGGTGATTCGTGATAACGATCCAGTTGTATTTTTAGAGCATATGAAATTGTATCGTTCTTTCCGTCAAGAGGTTCCGGAAGAAGAGTATACGATAGAAATTGGTAAAGCGGATGTGAAACGGGAAGGAACAGACCTATCGATCATTGCCTACGGTGCGATGGTTCACGAGTCAATAAAAGCAGCCGATGAACTCTCAAAAGAAGGGATATCAGCAGAAGTTGTCGACTTAAGGACGATTAGCCCGTTGGATATGGATACGATTATAGCATCCGTTGAAAAGACGGGTCGTTGTATAGTCGTTCAAGAAGCTCAGAAACAAGCTGGTATTGGAGCTCATGTGGTCGCTGAAATAAACGAGCGCGCAATCCTAAGTTTAGAATCTCCAGTATTACGTGTCTCAGCACCTGATACTGTATATGCATTTACTGAGGCGGAAAACATTTGGTTACCGAATTATAAAGATGTAATCGAAACAGCTAAAAAAGTTATGAACTTTTAA
- a CDS encoding VOC family protein has translation MLKPRITVLTLGVDDLEKSLAFYQDGMGF, from the coding sequence ATGTTGAAACCGCGTATTACTGTGCTTACGTTAGGCGTGGATGATTTGGAAAAATCGCTGGCGTTCTATCAAGATGGAATGGGCTTTTAA
- a CDS encoding MupG family TIM beta-alpha barrel fold protein → MRRLGISIYPEHSTPDLDKQYIKLAHRYGFERIFTCLLSVSKPYEVVMEEYKDIISYAKTLDMEVILDVAPAVFANFNISYDDLGFFAEMGADGVRLDLGFDGLKEAKMTFNPYGLKIELNMSNDVEYLTNILTHQANKDQVIGCHNFYPQKFTGLPYEFFISCSKRFKEHGIRTAAFVTSQTGDIGPWNINDGLCTLEQHRELSIDVQAKHLWATNLIDDVIIGNAYASEAELKMLGALQRDMIELKVELHSDASPIEHQVTLDEIHIRRGDISEYMVRSVEVRKKYGKENFPIRKSVPQQKGGVFIGNDSFGKYKGELQVILRDMPLDERKNLVAQVVEEERFLLDYIKPWSSFRLIN, encoded by the coding sequence ATGAGAAGATTGGGAATATCGATTTATCCGGAACACTCTACACCGGATCTCGACAAGCAGTATATAAAACTAGCCCATCGCTATGGGTTTGAGCGGATATTCACATGCTTATTATCGGTTTCAAAACCTTATGAAGTCGTCATGGAAGAATATAAAGATATCATTTCTTATGCGAAAACGCTGGATATGGAAGTCATCCTTGATGTTGCGCCGGCTGTTTTTGCCAATTTTAATATAAGTTATGATGATTTAGGATTTTTCGCAGAAATGGGAGCGGACGGCGTTCGTCTCGATTTGGGCTTTGATGGCTTGAAGGAAGCTAAAATGACGTTTAATCCTTATGGATTGAAAATTGAATTGAATATGAGCAATGATGTCGAATATTTAACGAATATTTTGACGCATCAAGCAAATAAGGATCAAGTCATTGGGTGCCATAATTTTTATCCGCAAAAATTCACGGGTCTGCCTTATGAGTTCTTCATCTCCTGCAGCAAGCGATTTAAAGAACATGGCATCCGGACAGCGGCATTTGTTACTTCACAAACGGGTGACATAGGGCCGTGGAACATCAACGATGGATTGTGCACATTGGAACAGCATCGTGAACTTTCCATTGATGTGCAAGCCAAGCATTTATGGGCCACAAACTTAATTGATGATGTGATAATTGGAAACGCTTATGCCAGTGAAGCGGAATTGAAAATGCTGGGAGCTTTACAGCGGGACATGATTGAGTTGAAAGTGGAGCTCCATTCGGATGCATCTCCCATCGAGCATCAAGTCACCTTGGATGAGATACATATTCGCCGTGGTGATATTAGTGAGTATATGGTCCGATCAGTTGAAGTAAGGAAAAAATACGGAAAGGAAAATTTTCCGATTCGGAAAAGTGTTCCACAGCAAAAAGGGGGCGTTTTCATCGGCAATGATTCCTTTGGAAAATATAAAGGAGAGCTTCAAGTCATTTTACGGGACATGCCCTTGGATGAACGGAAAAACCTTGTTGCACAAGTAGTGGAGGAAGAACGTTTTTTACTGGATTATATTAAACCATGGAGCTCATTCAGATTGATTAACTAA
- a CDS encoding Rrf2 family transcriptional regulator has product MQFSKGVEYALHCLSYFVDLPTGRSVGVKELATFQGVSETYLSKIFTKLKKSGIVRSMPGVKGGYELAKHPSKIDFWDVIEAIEGEQPFFQCANIRQKCILSEGQEVQDPIHCGPCTINVIMLEAEEKMKVYLKSKTILELNDTLKLKLKDRHSEGVDWFRKALELR; this is encoded by the coding sequence ATGCAATTCAGCAAAGGAGTCGAATACGCTCTGCATTGTCTATCTTATTTTGTGGATTTACCTACAGGGAGGTCCGTCGGCGTTAAGGAACTAGCAACATTTCAAGGGGTTTCTGAAACGTATTTATCAAAGATTTTCACTAAATTAAAGAAGTCGGGCATCGTACGTTCCATGCCTGGCGTTAAAGGTGGGTACGAATTAGCTAAACACCCAAGTAAGATTGATTTTTGGGATGTTATAGAAGCAATTGAAGGAGAGCAGCCTTTTTTTCAGTGCGCAAACATCAGGCAAAAGTGCATCTTGTCTGAAGGACAAGAAGTTCAAGACCCCATTCATTGTGGACCCTGTACAATTAATGTCATTATGTTAGAAGCTGAGGAGAAGATGAAGGTTTATCTCAAGAGCAAAACCATCTTAGAGCTAAATGATACTTTAAAATTGAAATTGAAGGACAGACATTCAGAAGGAGTAGATTGGTTCCGAAAAGCCCTGGAACTTAGATAG
- a CDS encoding DUF1054 domain-containing protein encodes MHFNGFDQTDFDTFTIEGLETRMEAIKDRIRPKFQAMGDTLTDELSIIAGNEMFLHIAKHARRTVNAPKDTWLAISANKQGYKMLPHFQVGLFDDHVFIWLAFIYELPNKKEIASNFLKEIDSIRELIPSDYVLSIDHMKKESESIFNLGEEGLEKSLERFRDVKKAEFLVGRHVQSNDPILKDGDKFISLVGDTFKTLFPLYKISLQ; translated from the coding sequence ATGCATTTCAATGGATTTGATCAAACTGATTTTGACACGTTTACAATTGAAGGACTCGAAACTAGAATGGAAGCAATAAAAGATCGTATTCGGCCGAAGTTTCAAGCAATGGGCGACACACTGACGGATGAATTGTCAATAATAGCTGGAAATGAAATGTTTTTGCATATTGCAAAACACGCACGACGAACGGTTAATGCTCCGAAAGACACTTGGCTAGCGATATCAGCAAACAAACAAGGATATAAAATGCTTCCGCATTTTCAAGTAGGCTTATTCGATGACCATGTTTTCATATGGCTTGCATTCATTTACGAATTACCTAACAAGAAGGAAATTGCGAGTAATTTTCTCAAGGAAATTGATAGTATTCGCGAGCTGATTCCGAGTGATTATGTCCTATCAATTGACCATATGAAAAAAGAATCCGAATCAATTTTTAATCTAGGTGAAGAAGGATTGGAAAAATCGTTAGAGCGCTTTCGAGACGTGAAAAAGGCAGAGTTCCTTGTTGGTCGCCATGTTCAATCTAATGATCCAATCTTGAAGGATGGTGATAAGTTCATTTCATTAGTTGGTGATACATTCAAGACATTATTTCCACTTTATAAAATATCGCTTCAATAA
- a CDS encoding PTS lactose/cellobiose transporter subunit IIA, with protein MAKTKEALSELSFQLILHSGNARSCAMEAISLQKQGKSSNAQEKLKEAEQEFVAAHKIQTALIQAEVNGENFDIPMLLIHAQDHLMTSMTTKDLAMEIVELHEKIQKVH; from the coding sequence ATGGCGAAAACGAAAGAGGCGTTATCTGAACTATCTTTTCAATTGATCCTCCATAGCGGGAATGCCCGAAGCTGCGCAATGGAAGCCATCTCCTTGCAAAAGCAAGGCAAATCCAGCAATGCACAAGAAAAGCTGAAAGAAGCGGAGCAAGAGTTTGTGGCGGCACATAAAATCCAAACCGCCTTGATCCAAGCGGAAGTGAATGGTGAAAATTTCGACATACCAATGCTGCTGATTCATGCTCAAGATCACCTGATGACTTCCATGACAACAAAAGATTTAGCGATGGAAATCGTGGAATTACATGAGAAAATACAAAAGGTTCATTAA
- the pdhA gene encoding pyruvate dehydrogenase (acetyl-transferring) E1 component subunit alpha has protein sequence MKTESVNTVVNAKKQFDEIALQFETFRILNEEGIVINEDAMPDLTVEQLKELMRRMVYTRILDERSISLNRQGRLGFYAPTAGQEASQIASQFALEKEDFILPGYRDVPQIIWHGLPLYQAFLFSRGHYHGNQMPEGVNCLAPQIIIGAQYIQATGVALGFKKRGKNSVAIAYTGDGGASQGDFYEGMNFAGAFKAPAIFVVQNNRYAISTPVEKQSAAATIAQKAVAVGIAGVQVDGMDPLAVYAAVRDARERAVKGEGPTLIETLTYRYGPHTMSGDDPTRYRTKEIDNEWHEVDPLVRFRKFLEAKDLWNEEEEKKVIEQAKEDIKAAIQKADQYPKQKVTDLIENMYEKMPGNLQEQYEIYKEKESK, from the coding sequence ATGAAGACTGAATCAGTAAATACCGTTGTAAATGCGAAAAAGCAATTTGATGAGATTGCGCTGCAATTTGAAACATTTAGGATCCTTAATGAAGAAGGTATAGTCATCAATGAAGATGCTATGCCAGATCTTACTGTAGAGCAATTAAAAGAACTGATGAGGCGAATGGTGTACACACGTATTTTAGATGAACGTTCAATCTCTTTAAACCGTCAAGGCCGATTAGGTTTCTATGCACCAACAGCTGGTCAAGAGGCTTCACAGATAGCTTCTCAATTTGCTCTAGAAAAAGAAGATTTCATTTTACCCGGATATCGTGATGTTCCACAGATTATTTGGCATGGTTTACCGTTATATCAAGCATTTTTATTCTCTCGTGGACATTACCATGGAAATCAAATGCCCGAAGGTGTTAACTGCTTAGCGCCACAAATTATTATTGGTGCTCAGTATATTCAAGCTACCGGTGTAGCTTTAGGTTTCAAGAAACGCGGGAAAAATTCAGTCGCAATTGCTTATACCGGTGATGGTGGTGCATCACAGGGCGATTTTTATGAAGGAATGAACTTTGCAGGTGCGTTCAAAGCACCAGCGATTTTCGTTGTTCAAAACAACCGTTATGCGATTTCGACTCCAGTTGAAAAGCAATCTGCCGCAGCTACTATTGCACAAAAAGCGGTAGCAGTTGGTATAGCAGGTGTTCAAGTTGATGGTATGGATCCACTTGCGGTGTATGCAGCAGTTCGGGATGCGCGAGAACGGGCAGTTAAGGGTGAGGGCCCCACTCTCATTGAAACGTTAACATACCGTTATGGACCACATACCATGTCCGGCGATGATCCGACACGTTACCGTACAAAAGAAATAGATAATGAATGGCACGAGGTAGATCCTTTAGTACGCTTCCGTAAATTCTTAGAAGCAAAAGACCTTTGGAATGAAGAAGAAGAAAAAAAGGTAATCGAACAAGCAAAAGAAGATATAAAAGCTGCAATACAAAAAGCCGACCAATACCCAAAACAAAAAGTTACTGATTTGATCGAGAATATGTACGAAAAAATGCCAGGTAATCTACAAGAACAATATGAAATTTATAAAGAAAAGGAGTCGAAATAG
- a CDS encoding cation diffusion facilitator family transporter — protein MEEQKYYDLKLGERGAIISIIAYICLSIIKLVIGYISDSAALKADGLNNTTDIIASIAVLIGLRLAQRPPDKDHGYGHWKSETIASMVASFIMFAVGVQVLIDAISSMLDGGKESPDTMAGYVGILSAIAMYFVYRYNKKLALKINSKAVMAASKDNISDAWVSIGTAIGIFGSQLNMPWLDPLTAIIVGLLICKTAWEIFSQSSHELSDGFDENKIHLYKDVITNVNGVKGIKEIKGRNYGNNEVIDVVILVNSTLDIKEAHDIATHVEKVMMNEHGVYDVHVHVEPN, from the coding sequence ATGGAAGAACAGAAATATTATGACCTCAAATTAGGCGAACGTGGTGCAATCATTAGTATCATTGCTTATATTTGTCTATCTATTATAAAATTGGTTATTGGATACATAAGTGACTCAGCTGCTCTAAAAGCGGATGGTTTGAATAATACGACTGATATTATCGCATCCATTGCCGTATTGATTGGATTAAGGCTAGCCCAAAGACCCCCCGATAAAGATCATGGATATGGTCATTGGAAAAGTGAAACGATTGCCTCCATGGTGGCATCATTCATCATGTTTGCCGTTGGTGTGCAGGTATTGATCGATGCCATTTCGTCCATGCTTGACGGGGGCAAGGAGTCGCCTGACACCATGGCAGGGTATGTGGGAATTTTATCAGCAATCGCCATGTATTTTGTATATCGGTATAATAAAAAGCTGGCTCTCAAAATTAACAGTAAAGCCGTTATGGCCGCTTCGAAAGACAATATTTCAGATGCTTGGGTAAGTATTGGAACCGCTATCGGAATCTTCGGCTCCCAACTAAACATGCCATGGCTTGATCCGCTGACGGCAATCATCGTTGGGCTTTTAATATGCAAAACAGCATGGGAAATATTCAGCCAATCCTCTCATGAGCTTTCAGACGGATTCGATGAAAATAAAATCCATCTCTATAAAGATGTCATTACAAATGTGAATGGGGTCAAGGGTATAAAAGAAATTAAAGGGAGAAATTATGGCAATAATGAAGTCATCGATGTTGTGATTCTTGTTAATTCCACATTGGATATAAAAGAAGCACATGATATTGCAACACATGTAGAAAAAGTGATGATGAATGAACATGGGGTGTATGATGTACATGTTCATGTTGAGCCCAATTAA
- a CDS encoding PTS sugar transporter subunit IIC, which translates to MNSFMNVLESKVLPVANKIGSQRHLLAIRHGVLATLPLTIIGSFFVILLNFPIDGYDEWIAPYRAALDVPFRFTVGAMALYAAFGVGSALAGHYKLDQLSAGFLSVLAFLITCVVPTQVMETVPGVIDAGRWLPISALSAASLFGAIVTSLISVEIFHFLIKRDIKIKLPESVPPMVSNSFAALIPTLVVVLLFWGIRYGLGFDINSIITTLVSPLKNLLVGNSLIGGLLTVFLIVFFWSLGIHGPAILGPIIRPMWDSAILENMDAFARTGNAANLPNLFTEQFIQWFVWIGGAGSTLSLVVLFLFSKSKYLKELGKLSFVPGIFNINEPVIFGAPIVMNPILMVPFIVAPLVNVIVSYTFFQLGMIPMIMAKLPFTVFGPIAAVISTDWTIMAGVLVILNFFISLMIYFPFFKMFEKQHLRDENKSEDGAEEKKAGIKYA; encoded by the coding sequence TTGAATAGTTTTATGAATGTACTCGAGTCGAAGGTGCTTCCAGTGGCAAATAAAATTGGATCACAAAGACATCTGCTAGCAATCCGGCACGGTGTCCTTGCAACACTTCCTTTAACGATTATCGGTTCGTTTTTTGTTATTTTATTGAATTTCCCAATTGATGGGTATGATGAATGGATCGCTCCTTACCGAGCTGCATTGGATGTACCTTTCCGATTTACAGTTGGGGCGATGGCACTTTATGCTGCATTTGGGGTGGGTTCGGCTCTTGCTGGTCATTATAAATTAGATCAGCTCAGTGCAGGCTTTCTATCAGTCTTAGCTTTTTTGATTACATGTGTGGTGCCTACCCAAGTCATGGAAACTGTTCCAGGGGTGATTGATGCGGGGCGATGGTTACCTATTAGCGCTTTAAGTGCAGCTTCTTTGTTCGGAGCGATCGTCACCTCATTGATTTCCGTTGAAATTTTTCATTTTCTCATAAAACGGGACATCAAAATCAAATTACCGGAAAGTGTCCCGCCAATGGTGTCCAACTCCTTTGCAGCCCTGATTCCAACATTGGTCGTGGTCCTTCTTTTCTGGGGCATTCGTTATGGTTTAGGGTTTGATATTAATTCGATCATCACGACATTGGTGTCTCCTCTCAAAAATTTATTGGTCGGTAATAGTTTAATAGGCGGCTTGCTTACCGTCTTCCTCATCGTTTTCTTTTGGTCGCTTGGTATTCACGGACCGGCCATATTGGGACCGATCATACGACCAATGTGGGATTCCGCGATACTCGAAAATATGGATGCGTTTGCAAGAACCGGTAATGCGGCGAATCTGCCCAATTTATTTACCGAACAATTCATTCAATGGTTCGTTTGGATTGGCGGGGCAGGATCGACTTTATCGCTTGTAGTACTATTCCTATTTTCAAAATCGAAGTATTTGAAAGAGCTGGGTAAACTATCTTTTGTTCCGGGGATTTTTAATATTAACGAACCTGTCATCTTCGGGGCACCTATCGTCATGAATCCGATATTGATGGTCCCGTTCATTGTTGCTCCTTTGGTGAATGTCATCGTTTCTTACACGTTCTTTCAATTAGGAATGATTCCCATGATCATGGCCAAGCTTCCGTTTACGGTCTTCGGCCCGATAGCCGCTGTAATCAGCACGGATTGGACCATCATGGCTGGGGTTCTAGTTATATTGAATTTCTTCATTTCATTAATGATTTATTTTCCGTTTTTCAAGATGTTCGAAAAGCAGCATCTGCGTGATGAAAATAAAAGCGAAGATGGAGCGGAAGAAAAAAAGGCAGGCATTAAATATGCTTGA
- a CDS encoding potassium channel family protein produces the protein MISFILTLKRFLKALWSAFKMKNFQVLFALVLVMLLSGTIFYVKQEGLTVIDSLYFCVVTLSTVGHPGFEPQTTFGKVFTMIYIVGGTGLFMGLIGYLAYAIIKKRESENKESRK, from the coding sequence ATGATATCATTTATCCTTACCCTAAAACGTTTTTTAAAAGCGCTATGGTCCGCTTTTAAAATGAAGAATTTCCAAGTTCTTTTCGCCTTGGTCCTGGTCATGTTACTTTCCGGAACCATTTTCTATGTTAAGCAGGAAGGGCTGACCGTAATTGACTCTCTTTATTTTTGTGTTGTCACTCTAAGTACCGTTGGCCACCCCGGTTTTGAACCGCAGACGACGTTCGGAAAAGTGTTCACGATGATTTATATTGTCGGCGGCACTGGGTTATTCATGGGCTTGATTGGTTATCTTGCCTACGCCATCATAAAGAAGCGGGAAAGCGAGAACAAAGAAAGCAGGAAGTGA
- a CDS encoding NAD(P)/FAD-dependent oxidoreductase, whose product MSKHILILGAGYGGLLSAMAARQHLSVDEARITVVNRFATHQIITELHRLAVGDLSEQAVALPLDKLLKDYNVVLKIASVKEIRPDRREVSLEDGAILSYDYLVTALGSETAYFGIPGLEKHSFVLKSVNDANRLRAHVEGCIAAYSKTKNKADGTIVVGGGGLTGIELVGEYADKIPSLCLKYDIDPKDISLYCVEAGPSILKGFPAELIERAYSSLSKRGVTIVTGIPIVKMDGRSVELKDGRKIETKTMIWAGGVQGISAVAKSGMEVNRGRILVNEFLQSTSHQNVFVAGDSAIVLGTDGKAYPPTAQLAWQMGEVVGVNLARSIRGGAMEPFMPVFSGTLASLGRKDAVGTIGGNKTQLKGLPATLMKGASDVRYLTHIKGLYSKAY is encoded by the coding sequence ATGTCAAAACATATTTTAATTTTAGGCGCCGGGTACGGTGGTTTATTATCAGCCATGGCAGCCCGTCAACACCTAAGCGTGGATGAAGCAAGGATTACAGTAGTGAATCGGTTCGCTACACATCAAATCATTACAGAACTGCACCGTCTAGCCGTAGGAGACCTTAGTGAACAAGCAGTTGCCCTCCCACTTGATAAATTGCTTAAAGACTACAATGTTGTTTTAAAAATAGCGTCGGTAAAAGAAATTAGACCAGACCGCCGTGAAGTATCTCTTGAAGACGGAGCAATATTAAGTTACGACTATTTAGTGACTGCTCTAGGAAGCGAAACAGCTTACTTCGGTATCCCTGGTTTAGAAAAGCACAGTTTCGTACTTAAATCAGTAAATGATGCAAATCGATTACGTGCCCACGTAGAAGGTTGCATCGCTGCTTATAGCAAAACAAAAAATAAAGCGGACGGTACGATTGTGGTTGGCGGAGGGGGCTTGACTGGTATAGAACTTGTTGGAGAATATGCTGATAAAATACCAAGTTTATGCTTAAAATACGACATTGATCCTAAAGATATTTCTCTTTACTGTGTAGAAGCTGGCCCTTCGATTCTTAAAGGCTTCCCTGCAGAATTAATTGAACGGGCTTATTCAAGTTTATCGAAACGTGGCGTTACAATCGTTACTGGTATACCAATTGTAAAAATGGATGGTAGATCCGTTGAACTTAAAGACGGCAGAAAAATTGAGACAAAAACAATGATATGGGCTGGAGGAGTCCAGGGGATCTCTGCAGTAGCCAAATCCGGTATGGAGGTGAATCGGGGACGCATACTCGTAAACGAGTTTTTACAGTCTACATCTCACCAAAATGTATTCGTTGCAGGTGATAGTGCTATCGTATTGGGTACAGACGGAAAGGCATATCCACCAACTGCTCAATTAGCTTGGCAAATGGGTGAAGTTGTGGGTGTGAACTTAGCTAGGTCCATACGCGGTGGTGCTATGGAACCGTTCATGCCTGTATTCTCTGGCACATTAGCAAGCCTTGGACGTAAAGATGCAGTTGGTACAATCGGTGGAAATAAAACGCAATTAAAAGGTTTGCCGGCAACATTAATGAAAGGAGCTAGTGATGTTCGTTACTTAACTCATATCAAAGGATTATATAGCAAAGCATATTAA
- a CDS encoding FMN-dependent NADH-azoreductase, with protein sequence MREKTMSKILFVKNNDRPEDQAISVQMYNKFLNTFKETTRNEEIVELDLFNINLPYYGNAAITGGFKRSKGLELTAEEAKATDIVEHYLKQFLDAEKVVFAFPLWYYTVPAPLITYISYLSQARKTQVSNKKVAILCARGSDYSSEHMASKEMAVNFVTNWLHYLGITELETVVIEGHTQYPGLSQGIIEDGLDMVVKVASDF encoded by the coding sequence ATGAGGGAAAAAACAATGTCAAAAATTTTATTTGTAAAAAATAACGATCGTCCTGAGGATCAAGCAATTAGTGTGCAAATGTATAATAAATTTTTAAACACGTTTAAAGAAACGACCAGAAATGAAGAGATTGTTGAATTAGATTTATTCAATATTAACCTTCCGTATTATGGGAATGCAGCTATTACAGGAGGATTCAAGCGGAGCAAAGGGTTAGAGTTAACAGCGGAAGAAGCAAAAGCTACAGATATTGTTGAACACTACTTAAAGCAGTTCTTGGATGCAGAAAAGGTAGTTTTCGCTTTTCCATTATGGTATTACACAGTTCCTGCTCCATTAATAACCTATATTTCTTACCTTTCCCAAGCAAGAAAAACTCAAGTTAGTAACAAAAAAGTTGCTATTTTATGTGCTCGTGGTTCGGATTACTCTTCTGAACATATGGCATCAAAGGAGATGGCCGTTAATTTTGTAACTAATTGGCTTCATTACCTCGGCATTACTGAACTTGAAACGGTCGTGATTGAAGGTCATACACAATATCCTGGTCTTTCACAAGGAATCATAGAAGATGGTTTGGACATGGTAGTAAAGGTTGCCTCCGATTTCTAA
- a CDS encoding VOC family protein — protein sequence MIGKEFEHGAVAFFDLQAGLKLAIWKRSDIAHEAKVPLSQASSTEFTIGHNVGSKEEVDRALLQAYKAGAEITDPAHDTFWGGYSGHFKDPDGHLWEVVWNPQWDLEE from the coding sequence ATTATAGGGAAGGAATTCGAGCACGGAGCCGTTGCCTTTTTCGACTTGCAAGCAGGCCTAAAACTTGCCATTTGGAAGCGAAGCGATATAGCCCATGAGGCTAAGGTTCCATTGTCGCAGGCAAGCTCCACTGAATTCACGATTGGCCATAATGTAGGAAGCAAGGAAGAAGTTGATCGTGCATTGCTGCAAGCATATAAAGCGGGAGCCGAAATAACCGATCCGGCACACGATACGTTTTGGGGAGGATATTCCGGTCACTTTAAAGACCCTGATGGCCATCTTTGGGAGGTGGTCTGGAATCCGCAGTGGGACTTGGAAGAATGA
- a CDS encoding PTS sugar transporter subunit IIB, translating to MKQGNYEEENVMNILLCCSAGMSTSLLVNKMEKAASEEGVNAKIQAVATTEVRNHINDVDVILLGPQVRYLLNDIRKIGDEKGVPVDTINPMHYGSCNGKEVLKTAIQLISK from the coding sequence ATAAAACAAGGGAATTATGAGGAGGAAAATGTAATGAATATACTATTATGCTGTTCTGCAGGAATGTCTACAAGTCTATTGGTTAATAAAATGGAGAAAGCGGCATCGGAAGAAGGAGTGAATGCGAAAATCCAGGCAGTAGCCACTACGGAAGTGAGAAATCATATTAACGATGTGGACGTGATTTTGTTAGGGCCGCAGGTTCGTTACTTACTTAATGATATTAGGAAAATCGGAGATGAAAAGGGCGTGCCGGTAGATACCATAAATCCGATGCACTACGGATCATGCAATGGCAAGGAAGTGCTGAAAACAGCCATTCAATTAATATCCAAATAA
- a CDS encoding CotD family spore coat protein has translation MSCNCRRCREQREEVITDPTRTVVNTRTNRRVVKHIHPTEVINVNRTVVRNEHYYPVYERDVYETVEENVNCGSNPNNNNRCRPFWDR, from the coding sequence ATGAGTTGTAATTGTAGAAGATGTCGTGAACAAAGGGAAGAAGTGATTACAGATCCTACAAGGACCGTGGTGAATACGAGAACAAATCGGCGTGTCGTGAAGCATATTCATCCAACGGAAGTGATTAATGTTAATAGGACTGTGGTTAGAAATGAGCATTACTATCCTGTATATGAGAGAGACGTTTATGAAACGGTTGAAGAAAACGTTAATTGTGGCAGTAACCCGAACAATAATAATAGATGCAGACCCTTCTGGGACAGATGA